The genomic region GGCGAGAACCTTGGTTTCTTCATATTGATTTGAATTCAACAAAGAAATCGCCGTAAAGTCCGCGATCGTTTGAAGAATCACTAAGTCCTCCGGAGAAAAAGACGAACCGTCGAATCGATTTACCAATTCAATAACTCCGTGAACTTGACCTCTAAAGATCATCGGAACCGCAATGATTGTTTTGGTTTCGAACCCCGTTCTATCATCGACCCTTCGGGAGAATCTCGGATCGTTTCTTGCATTCTCAACAAAAACCGCGGATTTCGTTTGAACGACGGATCCGGCAATTCCTTCACCTGACTTTAAACGGATATTCTTAATCCGATCCAGTTCAAGACCTTCTGCGATCAAAAAGAATAATTCTCCCGAACTTTCATCGTATCGCATCAAACTCCAGTTTTCCGGACTAAAGAATAAGCGGACTTCTTCCATGACCGCATCAAGAACCTCTTGTTGTTCGAGAGAAGATGTGATAATTTTACCGATTGAAGAATATAGTTTTATCAATTCGGGTTTTGTGTCTTTTAAAGTCATGGCGATTTCTATTTCTTTAGACGAATCTATGAATTCTTTGCTAATTTAGTAAGAACTTTTATTTTAAAAGACAAAACCGTTATTTATCAAGATATTTCCGAATTGTCTTTTCATTTTATTTCATTAGGAATCGAATATCAACTCAAACGTTATAGAATTCTTTTCTCTTGAAAATTTTTGCAGAAGACTTATTATTCCGAATTTCGTTTTAGAAATTCCTTCTTTTGCCGATTCTTCGTTCGAAAGCCGTCGTTTTTCTAAATTCGTTAATAGGACAAAGGCTTTGCACATCGATACTCCCAAATATCGAGCGATTGATCTCAATTCAGCCCAATCATTCTCGTTCGGTCTAAACGAAAGACGAATAAGCCCTTGAAATTTCATCTGATAGGATGTTCGTTCTTTTTTATGCGGTTCTTGATTTCTAAGAATTTCCAGTCTATGATCTTTTAGGAGTTTCTTTAGATAAAAAGCTAAATTCCTTTCCCGTCTGATTCTTTTGATCACATAGGAATAGAGTTCGATCGGCACATAAAAATCTGCAGTAAATCGACTTTTATCTTTCCCTAACTTTAAGTTTCGATTGTGTAAAAATTTTTTGGAATTTTTCTTTGTTCCACCCATGCCCTAAACGGTTTTTGAAGTCGTCGAGGGAGAAGGGTGTTTGATACTTTTTTTTGAAAAATTTGAGTGATTGTTTAGAGCGGAGTTCCGACCACTAAGATCACTAAAGATCCAAGATCAATCTAACTCGATCCTCCAAGCCGCGAACCCGATCCAAATACAAAGCGTCAACGGAACAAGCAAGAACCAAACTGTGTAATAGATCCACACAAAGAGAAAGTTTCTCGTCTTTTCGATCGATTCTTTCCGTTCTATCGAATGCGACCTCGAGAAGTTTTCTATATTGACTACCGTATCTTTCCGTATATTCGTTTTGAAGGTTCACGGGAGCGGAGTAGATCAAACTGAAAGGCAACCTTGCTTTGTCGGGATATGCTTTTGCAGTTTCCGCAACGGCCTTAAAGATGGAAATCACTTCGATGTGAAGACCTTGGTCCCGGACGACTCTTCTTCTTATTTCATTAAGAATGAGTAAATGGGTCGCAATCAGAGCTTTTCTAAAAAGATTTTCTTTAGAATGAAAGTGGTGATAAATACTCGGTTGTTCTAAACCGCACTCTTTGCTGATTTCTCTTAGGGATGTTCCATGAAAACCTTTTCTAGAAAACGCGATAGCCGCTCCTTCTAAAATTCTTTCACGGGAGTTTTTATAGTCTCTATTTAAGGGATATAGAGGACTTCCGTCTTTTCTTAACACTTGCTTGGTAACTCCGGTTTTATGGACCTATATTTGTTGAGTGGCCCTAAAACTTTTTTTTCAAATATCTTAATATTCTATCATTCAAACGTCAAAATTCTTTTTTGAAAACCTCAAAATAATTTCTAGTCTCGTTAGGAATGATAGAAGGATAAGGTCCGAATCCCGGGTTATTCTGATTCGGATTATATTGACCCTTATTGTCTTTTTTATTTTCGTTTGCTTGATAGCTGATTAAAGTGCTGAATAAAAGTTCAAAATTCGCAACGTTTAAAGTAGAATCTTCTAAAGTGATTTCCACTAAGAAGTGATTGCCCGAACTCGTATAATCGAACTCGTAAAAGAAGACCGGATCGGCATAAGCGGAAAAAATCGGAGCAATCTTCTTATCTTTCTTATCACTTCTATAAATCTGAACAAGGAAAGAATGGGCCGTGTCATCGTGAGCCAAGCCGATTCCTAATTTGTATTTTTGAGTTCCTTCCTCTTGGATAGAAGGAAGATGAATTTTATAAATAACTGAGTTCCCTCTAAAAACGGCTCCGTTGAATTGGTGCTTTTTCTCTACGTTGTATCCGGAATCACGAAGATTTCTTCTTACTTCTTCTAGGTAAGCTCTCAGTTCCTTCTTCTCATCTGCCGGTCTTCCGACCACCGACGTACCAGCAGGCGTTTTGTCTTGTGGAGCAACCGAACTCGAAAGGCAAAAAACCCCTAAAAGCAACGTTAAACTAAAAATTTTGTCTAATTTGGAAATCTTTCCGTTCATTGAATTCTCTTCCTACGTAGTGTAGTCGAGCGGGAACTAGATGAAAAGATTTTTTTATTCATTCATATACCCCTTTTGTTTTTTTCCGGATCGCCGACAAATAAAGTAGATACCAATTCGGCGGAATTTCATGAAATTAAAGACCATATCCGTTTTTATCCTTTTGACCCTAACTAACTGCGTTTCCAATTCCAAATACGATTCGTTATTAAAAGCCTACGAAGAATCGAAACAAGAGAATCAGAGAATTCTCGGAGAAAAAGAAGGTCTTTCCCGATCTTTGGACGAATTAAAACGAATTCAGGAAGAATCCGAGCAAAGAATCCAGGAATACAAGGGATTGATGGCGACTTTTCGTTCTTTGATCGATGCCGGTAAGCTTAAAATCAAGATCGTAGACGGGAGAATGGTGGTCGTGCTTTCATCCGACATCCTCTTTCCAGTGGGATCCGCATTCTTATCCCCGGTCGGAACTACGGCCATCCGCGAGGTCACGACTCTGCTTGCCTCTCTCGAGGGAAAACGTTTCCAAATCGAGGGACATACCGACGACACCCCGACCGGAATCAAAGGTTATACAAACTGGGAATTGGCCTCTTCCAGGGCTCTCAACGTTCTCCATACGATGGTAAAAGCGGGAATGCCCGAGGTGAGAATCAGCGCGGCGAGCATGGGCGCTTCCAGACCCGCCGTACCGAATACGTCGCCCGAAAACAGAGCGGCTAACAGAAGAATCGAAATCGTAATCGTACCCGATCTAAGCAATCTTCCCGGAATGGAAGAGTTGAAAAAATACGCCAACTGATTCGTTTTCGAGAATATTCTATAAATTGAATATTAGGTAAACGTGTAAGCCCAATAGATCAATAAAAGTTGTGTGGGAAGACGCAGAAGCAGAGCCCATTTTGGAGGGTCCGTTTTTCTTCTGGATTGATAGTGATAAAGATTGGCGGGAAACACTGCGATTAAAAGAAGAATGATTCCCCAGGCGCCGAGTTGTCTCGTATCGGGAAGAAACAACATCGCACCCAACGCGATTTCGATCACGCCGCTGATGGAAACGACGAACTTGGGATAGGGAATGTAAGGCGGCATGATTCTTAGATAGAATCTGGGAATGACGAAGTGAAGGATTCCGGCGACCACATAAAGAATCGCCATAGTGTAAAGACTGATAACGGTTAATTCCGGCATATTAGGTTCCTTTTCAAGAATAAAAGATTATACCCGATCGGAACGAAATCGGATTAAAAAAATCAGAATGTTTTCTTTTCTCGTCCCCGAAATCTGCTGTTCCTTTGTTTTCGAACTTTAACTTGAAAGCCCGAAATTCTCAGGGAACTGATGTGCTGTTGACGCGATTCTTCCTTTCTAAAAACGTCTTTCTTGTTTAAGAAACGATTCGAAATTAAATTCATAGGCAACCTTCTCCTTGCCCTGGAATTACTCGGTCATCATAGGAAAACTCGATAAAGTACAAGAAAAAAAAGAATTCCCGCGAAATTTTTTTACCTTTTATTACTCAGGATAGAACGGGTTTTTGAAATATTCTTTTCGACCTTTTTTCGAGTTCGAGTCTCGGAAGAATGGACTTAGACAAACCTCTCAAGGAAATCATGACGACTCGGATCTTTACGACCAACGTCAAAGATTCCATTTCGCGTATCGGAATGATTTTTCAAAAATTCGAGTTCCATCATCTTTTAGTGGTGGACGATCAAAAAAATCTTATAGGAGTCCTTTCGGATCGGGATTATTTAAAGACGATCAGTCCTTTTACGGGAACGAGAATGGAAAGAATTCAGGATTCTCAAGTAATGAATAAAACGGCTTCTCAAATCATGAGTTCCTTTTTGATTACGGCTCACGAGGATCAAAGTCTGCGTTATGCGACCGAGCTCATGCTTCGTTATAGGATTTCCTGTCTTCCCATCATGAACCGCAGAAACGAAATCGCGGGAATCGTAACGTCCAGGGATATTTTGAACGAAATCCTAAAAAGCCCTCTCGATTTGACTTCTTGATTCCACGATTCTCAGGAAGTTGATCTTTTCGTTCGCTTGTTCTTCCAAGTATTCCATAGAAATTGAATATTCAGAATATATGTTTTCCAGGGATTGCGCGACTTTTTCCCAGGTGCATTCCATGGCCTTCTTTCTCGCTTTGGCGGCGATTTTTTTTCTAAGAACCGCGTTGTTGGAAAGAAAACAAGTCATGTCTATAAACTCTTGTTCCTTGCCGAATCTTGGAAGAAACGCGGAAACTCCGTGTTCCAAATAAGAATTAGCCGCGGCGTATTTGTATGCGACCAAACCGAGTCCGCTCGCCATCGCTTCGAGAACCACGTTTCCGAACGTTTCCGTCATACTCGGAAACAAAAACAAATCGCCGGAAGCGTAGTGTCTGGCTAAATCTTCTCCTTTTTTTAAACCGCAAAAGATAAGATCCGGATTCTTATTTTCCAAAGAATCTTTCAAAGGACCCTCGCCGACGAGAACCATTTTCGCGTTCGGATTCGATTCCTGAATTTTACGAAACGCTTGGATGCAAAGTTCTATGTTTTTTTCGGCGGCGATTCTTCCCACATACAAAACCGCGAGTTGATCCTTGTTCACTCCCCATTCTTTTCTTAAGGAAAGATCCCTTTTGGACGGATGAAATAAATCCGTATCGATTCCTCGGGAAACGATTCTTACGTTATCGTATCCTTGTTTGAAAAGATTTTCCACCAAGTCTTGCGACGGCGTAAGAGTGATCGCGGTCCTGTTGTGAAGTCGCTTTAAATAATTTCCAACGAGTTTTCCTGCAAAACCCACCTTGTAGTATTCCGTGTAAGAATGAAAGTTCGTTCTAAAGTCGCTGACTACCGGAATTCCCAAGTCTCTTGCGGCGCGGACCGCGGACCAACCTAACGGGCCTTCGGTGACCACATGAACGATGTCCGGTCTTTCCTTTTTAAAATGTCGCTTTAATATCCGCTTTGCGGGAAATCCGAAACGCATATCGGAATACATCGGAATTCTACAACCCGCCATCAGAACTTCGCGATAACCCCTTCGATCGTTTACCGAATCCTTCAGTCCTTGTCTCGGACGAAACAAAAGAATATCGTGTCCACGATCCACGAGATCGTTCACCATTCTATGAAGGGTTTTTGCAACTCCGTTGATTTCGGGGAAATAAGTTTCCGTAACTACGGCAACTCGAAAGATTCTTCTTCCCGGAATCCGAGCGGGCGAGATTCGATTCGGTTTTGGATTGGATCGCATGCCCGGATACTACCGGGCGGAGGTAAGAATCCCATTAAAGAAATATTAAATTTTCGTTACAGACCTCGTTTTCAATACGAGGACGAAAGTTCAGTTCTTTTTAATTTTAGTCGGTTTAACGGGAGAATTCTTCTTTTTTAATATTTCTTCCCATCTTTCCTTCAACCAAACCCCGGATTCTTTCGTTTTACCGTCCGCGAATTTTACGAGATACGGTTTTCCGGACATGCTCGATTTCGATCCGATATGTTCTATAAAGTCCGGGATCGTTTGTATTTTTCCGTCGGCCGCGTTTAACTTTCTTTCCATGTGTTCTCTCGCTTCTTTGGGATCGTGTTCCGATCCGTTGCGTATGAACTTGCATTGGCAGGATTCGAGGCTTCCCATGAGAAGATTCAAATCGCTACGAAAGTCCGAGTTCGACGGTGTTCCTTGCGCGGACACGAACGCGGAAGTAAAAAACGAACAAAGAAGAATGGAGAATGCTGAGATTTGCTTTTTTATCATGGAATCTTCCTTTGGCTTTTTGAATCAATCCGCATTAGTTCTTTATAAAAAACTCATATATAAAATTCGATTTCTAAAATTCGATCGGAGTAAACAAGGCTAAGTGAAAGGTTCTGAATTCGTACGTATATCCGTTGTCCTTGAAGAGAGGACCTCCGAACGCAACCCGAAACTTAAAGAATCCTATCTTGGGAGTTTCGAAATAAAACATAAACGAAAAAACCTGTTGTTTGCTGAAATTCACTTGGGATCTCGCCAAACTTCCGAGCGCCAAGGCCTCCATCGGAGTATAAGTTCCCGGATGCGCAAAGTAAGCGTAAAGAGCCAGAGGATCGGGTCTAAGTAAACCTTTAGACGCGTAATAATAACCGAGCGTTTCTAAATTCTTACCCTGAGATAAACCCGCTAAAAGATAACTCACAAGTGGATCTCCGCTTGCGGGGCTGATGTTTCCCGTAATGAATTGAAGCGCTGAGATCGTATTTAAGAATTGAGTACGATTTGTGCTATCGAGCAAAAGATAACCCAAACTCAAAGCCGGATCTTGAAAGTCGACCGAACCGGTCATCTTTACGTTTGCGGGACCGGCTCCCACACCGAGACGAAACGAATCAGAGCCTTCTTTTCCTAAGTAAAGAATGGGAACCGCCATCGAATAAACACCCTCGACTCTCGTGTTCACGTCCTGTTTGGTTCGATCATCCGAAGAAGTTGAACTTCCCGATGATTTTGAGGAAGACGAAGAAGAGGATGAAGAACCGGAGGGAGCGTCGATCGGTTTCGGCATAAACTGGTTGTCCAAAAAGAAAGTCGAGTTGTGCAGAAGAAGATGTACTCCAACATATTCAGAAATTTGAAAGTCTCTGGACTTAACGTCCAACATCCAAGTCGCCTTACCAGGGCCGTCTTGCGTCATCGTCGCGTCGTTTCCTTTACCTCGGATGTCGACCGTAACACTTTCCAAGGTCACACCGGGGTTGATGGAAAACCACTTCGGCCCTTTTTTCTTCGGATCCGTTTTGGGAACGTCTTGATTCGGGATCGGAGCCGGGTTGGGATTTAGATACTGATCGTCGTTATAACGGGGCTCTTCCGGAGTCGGTGCTACAGGAGTTTGCGCGAAGATGCGCGGACCGAAAAGAGGTTCGGACGGAATTCCGAAAGACTTGGATTGAGCGAAGGAAGAATCCAACGCGACAAAGAATACGAGAACGAAGACGAGACGGTTTGCTTTTATTTTCATACGGTTTGTTTTTTAGTTTTTATACTTTTGAGAATCCGGTTAGGACAAAAAATCAAAACGTTTCCGATTCGAAAATGATTCTTAGAGAGGGCCGGGTAAAAAAAATCAGGAAAGTTTCAGTTCTTCTAATGCGTCTTCCAAGCGGTCGTCGCCCCAGAAAAGTTCGTTTCCTACGATAAAACTCGGAGCTCCGAAAATTCCGAGATCCATCGCCCTTTCGGTTTGTTTGCGAAGAAGATTTTTCACTTCCTCTTTTTTGGAATTTTCCACGATCTCATTTCCGTTTAATCCAAGTCCGTTTAAAATCGAGATCAGAATTTCCGGATCGGAAATATCGGAATCTTTCGCGAAGTTCGCCCGGAACGTTTCTCGAATGAAGGAAGAGATCCAAGGTTGATCCGCATTGGCGACCGTGATTCTGGAAGCGAGAAGGCCGTTTCTCGGAAATTGGGTCGGAACTACGAAATCGATTCCGTATTTACGGCTTCTTCGGGTTAAGTCCTTCCACATATACTTTCCTTTCGACGGATAGATATTAAAGGGAGAATCGTTCCAGCCCTGTTCCTTAAAGATCGGTCCGAGCAGAAACGGCCTCCATACGATTTCTACGTTTAGATCTTGGATACGTTTTTCGATTCTCATCACCGAAAGATAGGAATAGGTGCTCGCAAACTCGAAAAAGAATTCAATTTTTTGCATACGATTCATTCTCCCTTTTTTGTTCGAACTCGTAAGAATCGATTTCGAATCGGATTAAGGTTCCAAAGTCGATTTAAAAAAAGACCAAATGTCTTCGGCCGGATTCAGCTCGAACGTCGAGTTTCCGAGCGAACCCGCAAACGGAATTTTCCTTTCGATTCCCGGCCAATTGTGACCGCCGCCTACGACCTTGTAAAGACGAACGGAAGTTTTTCCCTTACACTGATCGTAAGAATAAATTTCCAATTTCGTTTGATCGTCCTTTACGTCCCTCGTTTCGAGTTTGGAAGTTTTGGAACAGGAATTCCAACCGAGCCAACGATCGACGGATTCCTCTACGCTGAGAATTTGTCCTCCGTCTCTCACATAACCGCCGTAATACGGAACAGTCGGATCGTCCGTTCCCGCGATAAACGCGACGGAAACGTTCGCGCTCGGTTCGAAATTCTTCAGAACGTATTCGGAAATTTGGGAAGATACGCTGACTCCGGCACGGAATCGTTTCGATTTTTCGAGGAGCATTCTTTGCGTCATAAAGCCACCGTTGGAATGACCTACGATAAAGATCTTATCTTGCGCGATCGGAAAGAGTTCCGAAAGATGTCCGATTAATTTTTCGATAAATTCTACGTCGTCGATCTTATTCCGATCCGCGGGTGTGGCTCCTCGACCGTCGGCCCAACTTCTGCTATAACCGTCCGGATAAGCCACAAAAAATCCTTCCTTGTCCGAGACCTCGTTGAACTTGGAATCCTCCATGATGTTTTTTCCGTTGCCCAATCTTCCGTGAAGTACCAAAACCAAAGGAAGTTTCTGATTTTCCCCGATCGGTTTTTTGGGGGCGTGAAACCAATACGTTCGAGAAGTTCCGTTTAGGTTCAGACTTTCGTGACTTGCTCCGTCCGCGAACTTTTGTCGATCTCCTCGCAACAATCTACAGTTTCCGGAGCCAAGAAGAATCAAAATTAAGAATATTCTAATGATTGAATGCGTTTTTTTGTTCATCGTTATTTTTCAAATTCCTGAATCGAATCGAGAAGAGTTTTTTCAAAACTCGAAGAAGGCCAATAAAAAAGGGATAAGGGAAGAATTAAAAAACCTCTCCACTGATCGAGGACGAGATGATGAACCGTTTCTTTGGGACGTTTTCCCTTTTCCGAAAGTCGATATACGATCGTATGTTCCGTCTTGTTGTAATACGGAATCACTCCGAAAGTCAAAAGGCTCGCAAAAAAGTTTAGTACGTGCAGTTTTCCGTAAGAATAAAACGGTTCCTGTTCTTCGAGAATGATCTCCAGAAGTTCTTCGGATTGTTCGTCCTCGGAAATCCCTCTTTCCAGAAGATTCTTTTTGATATGAAGCATCTCCGCGTTGTAAAGCGTAAAGCCCGTGAACTCAAGACGGAACTTTTTGCCCTTAGAGAACGAATGGGAGTTTTGAATCACTTCGGGAGGATTCGTAAAGCCCGCGCAGAAATCAAAAGAAAGAACACATAAGAATATTATGATTTTCTGATTCATTTAATAGATCGACCTCGAATCGAAAAGGAATTTTTCCGCGTAGACCGAGTATGCGGAACGGATTTCTTCCCTGTCGTCGATAAACGCCAGTCCCAGGGAAACCCAGCCGAGCGCTTGGACGCTATCGATCGAATAGGAATATTCTCCGATCTTTCGGTTCCATTTCCAAACTCGAAAGACCACCTTGTCCTCCGATTTCTGAAGAATGGGAACGACGAAAAAGGTTCTTATTGCAAGAAGCCGGTTGAGAATATATAACGAAAATTGAATGGGTTTTTTCTCCACCATCCACGAAACGGGTTGGGATTGTTCTCCGAATAAAAGACCGAGCCTCGGAGCCTTTTCCAAAACGATTTGAATTTTGATTTCCGTATCCGATTTAGAATGAATGGAAATTTTTTTGAATCGGTTCGAAAGATGGATCGTTCTTAAAATTTCGGAAGCGAGTCTTTTGCTCGAATCTTCCTGCCAACCGATCAACTCGTAAGAAACTTCCTTATCGATCGTGAAAGAATCTTTCGGAATACTCGGAGGAACGTTGCCCGTCAGAAACGTGGAGCAACCCTGCAATCCAAGAAAACAAAATACGAGAATCGAACGAAGGAACATTTAGATTCGATTTCCCCAAGGATCGATTTCGTGGTCCACCGCATAAAGACCGGGAGGAAGAATTTTTCCTTTTTTGGACTGATCGGCCATCCCCAAAGCCGCCGAAGCGAGTTGTCCGATGATCGCGTCCATTCCTTCCGTGGGAACGCCGTAGAATAAAAAGTTGATCGGACTCAAGTCGCTTAACAAAAAGAAGGTCTTTTCGATTTCCTTACCGTCTTTCGAAACGTAGAACGTGACCTTGCCGCCTTGATCGATTCCGGATTGAGGATCCAGGATCCGATCGAATTCCAATCGAGCCGGAAGACCTCCGATTTTTTTATCGTCCGAAAAGGAAAGCTCGTCGATCCAATGGATGAGATCGGTGTATTCCGCGGTTTTTGTGGACCCCGATACGATCAGAATCTTGGATTTGTTTCCGTTGAGAATCAGATCTTCGAAATGTTCCCGTTTTAGGATCGAGTTTCCGATCACGCCGAGAATCAGATCTCTGGAAAGAAATTCTTCCTTTGCGATTTCGTCTATCGTTGCATAATCGTGTTTGTTCGGTTTGGAAACTTTGAGATCGACTTGAACGAGATCTTGATTGGTTTCGTGCAGTCTCGATTCGAGATATTTGCAAAGAAAGGAACCGATGTTTCCTTTGGCGCCGAGAACCAGAATTTTTCTCGAGGAAAGAATCATTCCTTGTCCGTTTAAAATCGCTTCGATCGCGTTTAAGATGGAATAGGCGACTTCTTTCGATTCTTCTCTTACCTTTTGATTGGAGATCGCGATGGAGAATGCGGGTAAGAATAATTTTTCGTTTTTATCACGAACGCTCTTCAGTCGATCGTAACCGTTTCTTGTATGTTCCACGGTTCCGACTAACGTTTGTGAAAGAAACTCGCTTACTTTCATCTTGGGCGCTTCTCGTTGTACGGAATATTCCTTACAAAGGAAGTCTACGTCCTTTCCTGCAAGAGCGAAGTCGTTGAAGAACGGCGCGATATAACCGCCGTCTTCCACGAGGATCGTCTTTTCTTTTTTGGAATGAGAATCCAACAAAAGGTTCAAAAAAAGATGTCCCGAAAGAAGTTTCATCGCGTCGAAAAATCCGAGCTTCTCCTCTTCCAAACGATCGTATAAATTTTTAAGTTTCGACGAATCGCTGTAAAGCGGTGAAACGGAATAATAGATCTTGTTCTTGGGGCCGACCTTGAGTTGAAGACCCGACATATAAAAATGATCGGTGGGAACGTCCAAAAGAACGTCCAAATACGCGGAAGGAACCACACCACCGTATTTTACGAACGAAACCGTGAGTTGTTTTGCGCCGAGTCTTCGAAAGGTTTCGATCAAGGCCACGATTTCGGATGTGATATGATGTATTAGAAAAACGTTAAATCCCGTTAATTCGAAGTCGTGATTTTCGCGGTTCGCGATCTTTTCGAGGATCGGCATCCGTTTTAGATAATGATTCAGATCGAGGGTCGTTCTTTTCGCGTTGAAGCTGAAATTCAAAACACGATCGAGTCTGGAAAGGTCGATGTAAACCTTCGTTTGATCCGTAAGTTGGACCAGAATCGTATGACCTTCCTTGAGATGTTTTGCAATCTCATGATCTTCTAATACAAGAAAAATCTTTTTGAATAAGGGAAGGGCTTCGATCGGATCGGTCTTTACGATTTCGTCCGAAAAAACCTTGTCCCAGAAAACGCTGATCTGATCCAACTTTCCGAGAGGGGTTTTTTCGATCTGTTCGAACACGCGCGAAAAGGAACGATTCTCTTCCGCGTAGGATTTTTCTCCGCGTTGGGCCGCGCTTAGAATTCCGTTATTGATCGCTTCCGCGATTTTTGTACTTCCGGCGATGAAAATTCTCGAGCCGATATCATCCACGATCACGTGAGGAACCGCGGTTAAATCGATGTTGGCGCGATCGTAATTCTCCACCGTCAACCGGAAGAAAAATTCTCCCGGTTCCTTTTGATTGGGAACAC from Leptospira kmetyi serovar Malaysia str. Bejo-Iso9 harbors:
- a CDS encoding YfeK family protein gives rise to the protein MIKKQISAFSILLCSFFTSAFVSAQGTPSNSDFRSDLNLLMGSLESCQCKFIRNGSEHDPKEAREHMERKLNAADGKIQTIPDFIEHIGSKSSMSGKPYLVKFADGKTKESGVWLKERWEEILKKKNSPVKPTKIKKN
- a CDS encoding DoxX family protein, which gives rise to MPELTVISLYTMAILYVVAGILHFVIPRFYLRIMPPYIPYPKFVVSISGVIEIALGAMLFLPDTRQLGAWGIILLLIAVFPANLYHYQSRRKTDPPKWALLLRLPTQLLLIYWAYTFT
- a CDS encoding CBS domain-containing protein, with product MDLDKPLKEIMTTRIFTTNVKDSISRIGMIFQKFEFHHLLVVDDQKNLIGVLSDRDYLKTISPFTGTRMERIQDSQVMNKTASQIMSSFLITAHEDQSLRYATELMLRYRISCLPIMNRRNEIAGIVTSRDILNEILKSPLDLTS
- a CDS encoding glycosyltransferase family 4 protein; amino-acid sequence: MRSNPKPNRISPARIPGRRIFRVAVVTETYFPEINGVAKTLHRMVNDLVDRGHDILLFRPRQGLKDSVNDRRGYREVLMAGCRIPMYSDMRFGFPAKRILKRHFKKERPDIVHVVTEGPLGWSAVRAARDLGIPVVSDFRTNFHSYTEYYKVGFAGKLVGNYLKRLHNRTAITLTPSQDLVENLFKQGYDNVRIVSRGIDTDLFHPSKRDLSLRKEWGVNKDQLAVLYVGRIAAEKNIELCIQAFRKIQESNPNAKMVLVGEGPLKDSLENKNPDLIFCGLKKGEDLARHYASGDLFLFPSMTETFGNVVLEAMASGLGLVAYKYAAANSYLEHGVSAFLPRFGKEQEFIDMTCFLSNNAVLRKKIAAKARKKAMECTWEKVAQSLENIYSEYSISMEYLEEQANEKINFLRIVESRSQIERAF
- a CDS encoding 2-hydroxychromene-2-carboxylate isomerase, which produces MQKIEFFFEFASTYSYLSVMRIEKRIQDLNVEIVWRPFLLGPIFKEQGWNDSPFNIYPSKGKYMWKDLTRRSRKYGIDFVVPTQFPRNGLLASRITVANADQPWISSFIRETFRANFAKDSDISDPEILISILNGLGLNGNEIVENSKKEEVKNLLRKQTERAMDLGIFGAPSFIVGNELFWGDDRLEDALEELKLS
- a CDS encoding TetR/AcrR family transcriptional regulator, producing MLRKDGSPLYPLNRDYKNSRERILEGAAIAFSRKGFHGTSLREISKECGLEQPSIYHHFHSKENLFRKALIATHLLILNEIRRRVVRDQGLHIEVISIFKAVAETAKAYPDKARLPFSLIYSAPVNLQNEYTERYGSQYRKLLEVAFDRTERIDRKDEKLSLCVDLLHSLVLACSVDALYLDRVRGLEDRVRLILDL
- a CDS encoding DUF1564 family protein, with protein sequence MGGTKKNSKKFLHNRNLKLGKDKSRFTADFYVPIELYSYVIKRIRRERNLAFYLKKLLKDHRLEILRNQEPHKKERTSYQMKFQGLIRLSFRPNENDWAELRSIARYLGVSMCKAFVLLTNLEKRRLSNEESAKEGISKTKFGIISLLQKFSREKNSITFELIFDS
- a CDS encoding OmpA/MotB family protein; this translates as MKLKTISVFILLTLTNCVSNSKYDSLLKAYEESKQENQRILGEKEGLSRSLDELKRIQEESEQRIQEYKGLMATFRSLIDAGKLKIKIVDGRMVVVLSSDILFPVGSAFLSPVGTTAIREVTTLLASLEGKRFQIEGHTDDTPTGIKGYTNWELASSRALNVLHTMVKAGMPEVRISAASMGASRPAVPNTSPENRAANRRIEIVIVPDLSNLPGMEELKKYAN
- a CDS encoding alpha/beta hydrolase family esterase — translated: MNKKTHSIIRIFLILILLGSGNCRLLRGDRQKFADGASHESLNLNGTSRTYWFHAPKKPIGENQKLPLVLVLHGRLGNGKNIMEDSKFNEVSDKEGFFVAYPDGYSRSWADGRGATPADRNKIDDVEFIEKLIGHLSELFPIAQDKIFIVGHSNGGFMTQRMLLEKSKRFRAGVSVSSQISEYVLKNFEPSANVSVAFIAGTDDPTVPYYGGYVRDGGQILSVEESVDRWLGWNSCSKTSKLETRDVKDDQTKLEIYSYDQCKGKTSVRLYKVVGGGHNWPGIERKIPFAGSLGNSTFELNPAEDIWSFFKSTLEP
- a CDS encoding sensor domain-containing diguanylate cyclase, with product MTLKDTKPELIKLYSSIGKIITSSLEQQEVLDAVMEEVRLFFSPENWSLMRYDESSGELFFLIAEGLELDRIKNIRLKSGEGIAGSVVQTKSAVFVENARNDPRFSRRVDDRTGFETKTIIAVPMIFRGQVHGVIELVNRFDGSSFSPEDLVILQTIADFTAISLLNSNQYEETKVLAFRDALTGVFNRNKLNHLKEEWSGRRMEDHLALVALLDLNDFKMINDTYGHKTGDQVLCHFANILRYVIRGTDKIFRIGGDEFLVLVQHENKDKILQTQSRFHEAMSVLLKKCKENNPPFLFTWGMSVGSLQKLDELIHEADLSMYASKE